In one Vibrio sp. VB16 genomic region, the following are encoded:
- a CDS encoding carbohydrate ABC transporter permease — protein MKNTVNRIAYLTLAISLSFVWVFPFIYSLWAAFHEEKYSGNITWNAPLTLENFITAWGSASFFQYFVNTIILTMIILVANLILCTLVAYAFVRYKFPGAGLLFSFIMVQLLITPDILIVENYSTLAKMGLTDTIFGISLPYLTSAFGIFLLRQTFKTVPISLDEAAQVEGASTWRVLLDVYVPLAKPTYLAYALVSISFQWNNFLWPLIVTNSPEVRPVTVGLSVFSTVESGVEWALVNAATLITTAPLIILFLIFQRQFVVNFMRAGIK, from the coding sequence ATGAAAAATACAGTTAATAGAATAGCGTATTTAACATTGGCGATCAGTCTGTCCTTTGTTTGGGTTTTTCCATTTATATATTCGCTTTGGGCTGCATTTCATGAAGAGAAATACTCAGGAAACATTACTTGGAATGCCCCCCTTACCTTAGAAAATTTTATAACCGCTTGGGGATCGGCTTCATTTTTCCAGTATTTTGTTAATACAATAATTTTAACGATGATTATTTTGGTCGCCAACTTAATCTTATGTACATTGGTTGCTTATGCGTTTGTTAGGTATAAATTTCCAGGCGCTGGTCTGTTATTTTCATTTATTATGGTACAACTGCTAATTACACCGGACATTTTGATCGTCGAAAATTACAGTACTCTCGCAAAGATGGGCCTGACCGACACCATTTTTGGTATCAGTTTGCCCTACCTTACATCAGCATTTGGAATATTTTTATTACGGCAAACGTTTAAAACTGTGCCTATATCATTAGATGAGGCTGCTCAAGTAGAGGGCGCAAGCACATGGCGGGTATTGTTGGATGTTTATGTGCCGTTAGCTAAACCGACGTATTTAGCTTATGCGTTGGTGTCAATAAGCTTTCAGTGGAATAATTTTCTTTGGCCTCTGATTGTAACCAATTCCCCAGAGGTGAGGCCTGTAACTGTCGGTCTCAGTGTCTTTTCGACCGTTGAAAGTGGTGTGGAATGGGCACTAGTCAATGCTGCCACTTTGATTACTACAGCGCCCTTGATAATTTTGTTCCTAATTTTTCAACGTCAATTTGTTGTTAACTTTATGCGTGCTGGCATTAAATAA
- a CDS encoding ABC transporter substrate-binding protein, with translation MHNCKQVLTYLMTTFMTTASASATDLEFFFPVGVNAPAVQTINELVDDWVAKNPQHLVKAVYTGNYRETTSKALTAAKAGSPPHVAILLASDIFTLIEEEAIIPISDMANSELDKEWLEGFYKGFMKDAMFEGKTYSVPFQRSTPVLYYNKSAFKKAGLDANTPPKNWTEMIDMGKKLTIKDDNGHVIQWGTRIPTLGGGGAWLFGALVISNGSHLSSDNGIDVHIDTPEAVGALEFILELAEQEVMAKGGISWGDTPKAFIEGNTATMWTSTGNLKFVSDNADFDWGVGFMPGGRGPGASVGGGNFYIFDGISDEEKAASLDFIKFMTSPESAAKWSIATGYIAPRADTWKTKTMTDYSLTFPHALVARDQLVVAGREFSSFQRSKVISFLIDAIETSVGGQKTPAEALANAQKLADAVLKDYK, from the coding sequence GTGCACAATTGTAAGCAAGTATTGACCTATTTAATGACGACATTCATGACAACTGCATCTGCATCTGCAACTGATCTGGAATTTTTTTTTCCAGTAGGTGTAAATGCACCAGCGGTCCAAACAATCAATGAGTTGGTTGATGATTGGGTAGCGAAAAATCCGCAACATTTAGTAAAAGCAGTTTATACTGGTAACTATCGTGAAACCACTTCAAAAGCGTTGACCGCCGCAAAAGCGGGCTCTCCACCGCATGTCGCCATTTTACTTGCTTCGGATATTTTTACTCTTATTGAAGAGGAAGCTATTATCCCCATTTCTGATATGGCAAATAGTGAATTAGACAAGGAATGGCTAGAGGGCTTTTATAAAGGGTTTATGAAAGATGCGATGTTTGAAGGTAAAACATACAGCGTGCCATTCCAACGTTCTACACCTGTACTCTATTATAATAAATCTGCATTTAAAAAAGCAGGTCTAGACGCCAATACGCCACCTAAAAATTGGACGGAAATGATAGATATGGGCAAAAAGCTCACCATTAAAGACGATAACGGTCACGTTATTCAGTGGGGGACTCGTATTCCGACACTTGGTGGCGGTGGCGCTTGGCTTTTCGGTGCGTTAGTGATCTCCAATGGTAGCCATTTGTCATCTGATAATGGTATTGATGTCCATATAGATACACCTGAAGCAGTTGGTGCTTTAGAGTTTATACTAGAGCTTGCTGAACAAGAGGTTATGGCTAAGGGCGGCATTTCATGGGGAGACACACCTAAAGCATTTATTGAAGGCAATACGGCCACAATGTGGACCTCAACTGGTAATCTAAAATTCGTTAGTGATAATGCTGATTTTGATTGGGGTGTTGGTTTTATGCCAGGAGGTAGAGGACCTGGCGCTTCGGTTGGCGGCGGAAATTTCTATATTTTTGATGGGATATCCGATGAAGAAAAAGCAGCGTCATTGGATTTTATAAAATTCATGACCTCTCCTGAAAGTGCTGCAAAATGGTCTATTGCTACTGGGTATATTGCGCCACGTGCAGACACTTGGAAAACGAAGACAATGACTGACTATTCTTTAACGTTTCCGCATGCTTTAGTGGCACGTGATCAATTGGTCGTTGCTGGCCGTGAATTCTCCTCATTCCAACGTAGTAAAGTAATTTCGTTTCTAATTGATGCAATTGAAACGTCAGTTGGCGGTCAAAAAACACCTGCAGAGGCTTTGGCAAATGCCCAGAAACTAGCAGATGCTGTTTTGAAAGACTATAAGTAA
- a CDS encoding fibronectin type III domain-containing protein, with translation MKIICPMSRPLGLICLIAGVSACTAVETPSKVPVKVNPDHALLTDPFLQLPTDNSVNVVWFSNFKGSEHILTYGDKSTSDVTTTQLKRMMEDESSKQFGKTYDKLSYRSVYRHEATAVDLTQGTRIDYSISSTDGDGFEFTSGTYTLAPAPAKGEALTILLTSDLQSKKNVVANYQKVVETVGTPDAVLFAGDFVNVADRASEWFDQAKDNAPGFFPALQGHYQKYLPGSPYNGGEILQHAPLFGTIGNHEVMGRYLPDEKGYSLNGSFTDPQPEWYAETVYEQVKADVNPDDDADIKSQWIADHSNNQQSFLDIFSFPNDGPGGEEYFSAKFGDVFIISMNVSRIWRSWDVSGESKSKFVEGLSTLQDPSKWGFGEFIFERFDKDSEQYSWLKSVMQSDEYKQAKYKVVMAHQGVFGLGDNTVPVLSEPVMQLVKKGANGAEEITELTFPLSPDTWKNTVQPMLDSVSEVRYQYPLDQDVWLNDIEPLLLKNNVDLVHIGHSHLWNRAQVDDMHYLESSNVGNSYGAYYVDESGEYTDDVRNRTANFWDDVNSESPRWSAKNYPANGDPQGRVMSFPSEFSPMSIENKDYPKLPFVTSNTLSVFSILDTGTGTVKSYVLDPTELDSEVKLFDEFSIK, from the coding sequence ATGAAAATCATATGTCCGATGTCTCGCCCTTTGGGGCTAATTTGCTTAATTGCTGGAGTTTCTGCTTGTACAGCCGTTGAAACCCCTTCTAAGGTTCCTGTAAAGGTCAACCCTGATCACGCACTTCTAACTGACCCTTTTTTGCAATTGCCAACTGATAATTCTGTTAATGTTGTATGGTTTAGTAATTTTAAAGGTAGTGAACATATATTGACCTATGGTGACAAATCTACTTCTGACGTGACCACTACTCAGCTTAAACGCATGATGGAAGACGAATCTTCAAAGCAATTTGGTAAAACCTACGACAAGCTTTCTTATCGCTCTGTTTATCGTCATGAAGCAACAGCGGTAGATCTGACGCAAGGTACTCGCATAGATTATTCCATTTCTAGTACGGATGGCGACGGCTTTGAATTTACGAGTGGCACGTACACATTGGCACCTGCACCAGCTAAAGGTGAAGCATTAACAATATTGCTTACTTCCGATTTGCAATCGAAAAAGAACGTAGTAGCGAACTACCAAAAGGTCGTTGAAACTGTGGGTACTCCTGATGCCGTGTTATTCGCAGGTGATTTTGTGAACGTGGCTGATCGTGCATCTGAGTGGTTTGATCAAGCTAAAGATAATGCCCCAGGTTTTTTCCCTGCTTTACAAGGCCACTATCAAAAATATTTACCAGGCTCACCATATAACGGCGGTGAAATTCTGCAACACGCTCCTTTATTCGGCACCATAGGGAACCACGAAGTAATGGGGCGATACTTACCTGACGAAAAGGGATACAGCCTGAATGGTAGTTTCACGGATCCACAGCCAGAATGGTATGCAGAGACTGTTTACGAGCAAGTAAAAGCAGACGTAAACCCAGATGATGATGCTGATATAAAATCTCAATGGATTGCTGATCATTCCAATAACCAGCAGAGCTTTTTAGATATTTTCTCGTTTCCAAATGATGGGCCAGGTGGTGAAGAGTACTTCTCAGCCAAATTTGGAGACGTCTTTATTATCTCAATGAACGTATCACGTATATGGCGCTCATGGGATGTTTCGGGAGAAAGTAAATCTAAATTCGTTGAGGGTTTAAGTACTTTACAAGACCCATCTAAGTGGGGCTTTGGGGAGTTCATATTTGAGCGTTTTGATAAAGATTCGGAGCAATATTCGTGGCTTAAATCTGTAATGCAAAGCGATGAATATAAGCAGGCAAAATACAAAGTTGTTATGGCACACCAAGGTGTGTTTGGGTTAGGTGATAACACGGTTCCTGTATTATCAGAACCAGTTATGCAACTAGTGAAAAAAGGCGCAAATGGTGCAGAAGAAATTACTGAGCTTACTTTCCCACTAAGCCCAGACACTTGGAAAAACACCGTACAACCAATGTTAGACAGTGTCAGCGAAGTGCGTTATCAATACCCGCTAGATCAAGATGTTTGGTTGAACGATATAGAGCCGCTGTTGCTTAAAAATAATGTTGATCTAGTTCATATCGGTCACTCTCACTTATGGAATAGAGCGCAAGTGGATGATATGCATTATTTAGAAAGTTCAAACGTAGGGAATTCTTATGGTGCGTATTACGTAGATGAAAGCGGTGAATACACTGACGATGTACGGAATAGAACTGCTAATTTTTGGGATGATGTAAATTCTGAAAGTCCACGTTGGTCGGCCAAAAACTACCCAGCAAATGGCGATCCGCAAGGGCGAGTAATGAGCTTCCCAAGTGAATTTAGTCCGATGAGTATTGAAAACAAAGACTATCCCAAGTTGCCATTTGTCACTAGTAACACATTATCCGTGTTCTCGATTCTGGACACAGGCACTGGTACAGTGAAAAGTTACGTACTCGACCCCACAGAGCTTGATTCAGAAGTAAAACTATTTGACGAGTTCTCAATCAAATAG
- a CDS encoding DeoR/GlpR family DNA-binding transcription regulator — protein sequence MSNDYHFAAARQKKIINLIDENQSVKLSELRVLFGVSEATIRRDLVALEGKKTLTRTYGGAVANLMVSEDSSNEDRSITNVEEKLKISKAACTLISEGQTVFIDSGTTAIQLASVIPKNMNCIYVTNCRGVANELFRRGIMSFYLIGGSYLAINDSFVGTLAVDVIRSLSFDISFLCTSGVDVHRQQISLRSDVYRQSQREVIAVSQQNYVLADHSKFNAKAFFSSATFDQIDGVITSNLISNEMRDKLAKFPMKVIYAGG from the coding sequence ATGTCAAATGACTATCACTTTGCTGCGGCAAGACAGAAAAAAATAATTAATCTTATTGATGAAAATCAATCAGTTAAACTTAGTGAATTACGGGTCCTATTTGGTGTCTCTGAAGCAACCATACGACGAGATTTAGTGGCACTAGAAGGTAAAAAGACGTTGACTCGGACATATGGTGGTGCTGTCGCTAACTTAATGGTTTCGGAGGATTCTTCAAACGAAGATAGATCCATAACTAATGTAGAAGAAAAACTAAAAATAAGTAAAGCAGCTTGCACTTTGATTTCTGAGGGACAAACGGTATTTATCGATTCTGGTACTACAGCTATACAACTGGCTTCCGTGATACCAAAAAATATGAATTGTATCTATGTCACCAATTGCCGGGGCGTTGCAAATGAGTTATTTCGACGTGGTATTATGTCATTTTATTTAATCGGTGGCTCATATTTGGCAATAAATGATTCTTTTGTAGGAACTTTAGCGGTTGATGTGATCCGATCTTTGTCTTTTGATATTTCTTTTTTGTGTACCTCTGGGGTCGATGTGCATCGTCAACAAATTAGTTTGCGTAGTGATGTTTATCGTCAGAGTCAACGTGAAGTTATTGCGGTCTCACAACAAAATTATGTATTGGCCGACCATAGCAAATTCAATGCGAAAGCATTTTTCAGTTCTGCAACATTTGACCAAATTGATGGTGTCATAACCAGTAATCTCATAAGTAATGAAATGAGAGATAAACTCGCTAAGTTTCCGATGAAAGTTATTTATGCCGGAGGGTAG
- a CDS encoding ABC transporter ATP-binding protein — protein sequence MSSTGVRLQVSGLKKDQGEFNVLNDINFDIEAGTFLTLLGPSGCGKSTTLRLLAGLDQPTSGKILIDGKDVTGLEPSERGVGMVFQNYALFPHMSVRKNILYGMNIRKEPAKLQNKNLARVSELMGLDSLLNRLPSQLSGGQQQRVALARVLVANRKLVLMDEPLSNLDAKLRVEIRSEILELNKELGLTMVYVTHDQSEALSMSDKILLMDGGEVSQFGTPFEMYNAPQNDFVASFIGTPPMNLIEADKISRVHLGSKQPYASNLQVGIRPEDILIKKEEGQSKIKGLIKSVEYEGVNSLVIVDIGDGKRTIVSVPKLSNVKVGSEVNLEFNEDALHFFSKNTGKRFIRV from the coding sequence ATGTCGAGTACAGGAGTGAGGTTACAAGTTTCAGGTCTTAAAAAAGATCAAGGAGAATTCAATGTTCTGAACGATATTAATTTTGACATTGAAGCGGGCACTTTCTTGACTCTACTTGGCCCCTCTGGTTGTGGAAAAAGTACCACTTTAAGATTACTCGCGGGGTTAGATCAACCAACGTCGGGCAAGATTCTGATTGATGGGAAAGACGTCACAGGCTTAGAACCATCGGAACGCGGTGTTGGAATGGTATTTCAAAATTACGCTCTTTTTCCCCATATGAGTGTTCGTAAAAATATTCTATATGGCATGAATATACGTAAGGAACCTGCCAAGTTACAGAATAAGAATCTTGCCCGTGTTAGCGAATTAATGGGGTTAGACTCACTTTTAAATAGGTTGCCTAGTCAGTTATCAGGCGGGCAGCAACAACGGGTTGCACTTGCACGTGTATTGGTAGCAAATCGCAAACTTGTTTTGATGGACGAGCCGCTTTCTAACTTAGACGCTAAATTACGGGTTGAAATTCGTAGCGAAATACTAGAGTTAAATAAGGAGCTTGGCCTCACAATGGTATACGTGACACACGATCAAAGTGAAGCATTATCGATGTCAGATAAGATTTTGTTAATGGATGGGGGAGAAGTATCTCAATTTGGAACGCCATTCGAAATGTATAATGCCCCTCAGAATGATTTTGTAGCCAGTTTTATTGGTACACCGCCAATGAACCTGATTGAAGCAGACAAAATTAGCCGGGTGCATTTGGGTTCAAAGCAACCATATGCGAGTAATTTACAAGTTGGAATCAGACCAGAAGACATACTAATAAAGAAGGAAGAAGGCCAAAGTAAGATTAAGGGTTTAATTAAGAGTGTTGAATATGAAGGGGTAAACTCATTGGTCATTGTTGATATAGGTGATGGGAAGAGAACCATTGTCTCAGTTCCAAAATTGAGTAATGTCAAAGTAGGATCAGAAGTTAATTTGGAATTCAATGAGGATGCTTTACATTTTTTCTCGAAAAACACGGGTAAAAGATTCATCAGAGTATAA
- a CDS encoding carbohydrate ABC transporter permease — translation MKSLKLSLAFIFLLLPCSLLVVFTYYPAINSLIHSFWNAGTSRRPSKFIGLENYQTLLADDVLMHILWNNAVYALVTIPVSIALSIGMALIVNSKIKGTSLMRLSFFLPTMLPMIAVANIWMFFYAPGIGLISQVMQYFGFASINFLGDTNTSLWSIIVVAIWKESGFFMIFYLASLQAIPTNLKEAARVEGASAIRIFFDVVMPLLKSTTVFVAVNALINSFRLIDHIMVMTDGGPSNSSALFLFYIYKVTFEYRDFAYGSTLTVFMVVFLGMMAFILFKILDKKAHYQ, via the coding sequence ATGAAAAGCCTAAAGCTTTCTCTAGCGTTTATTTTTTTGCTGTTGCCATGTTCTTTATTGGTTGTATTTACTTATTATCCGGCAATTAATTCTCTTATTCATTCTTTTTGGAATGCTGGTACAAGTCGCAGGCCTTCAAAATTTATTGGTTTGGAAAATTATCAAACACTGTTGGCCGATGATGTATTGATGCATATATTATGGAACAATGCGGTCTATGCATTGGTCACTATTCCAGTGTCGATAGCGCTTTCAATTGGAATGGCATTAATAGTGAATTCCAAGATTAAAGGTACTAGTTTAATGCGCCTTTCCTTCTTCTTACCTACGATGCTACCGATGATTGCTGTTGCTAATATTTGGATGTTTTTTTACGCGCCAGGCATCGGATTAATATCACAAGTTATGCAATATTTTGGCTTCGCGTCAATTAATTTCTTAGGTGATACCAATACTTCTTTATGGTCAATTATCGTAGTGGCAATTTGGAAAGAATCAGGTTTTTTTATGATTTTCTACCTTGCCTCTCTGCAAGCAATCCCTACCAATTTAAAAGAGGCCGCAAGGGTTGAAGGTGCGAGTGCAATAAGAATATTTTTTGATGTGGTGATGCCTCTGTTAAAGTCCACTACGGTTTTTGTTGCTGTCAATGCGTTGATTAACTCATTCAGACTTATAGACCACATAATGGTAATGACTGATGGAGGGCCAAGTAATAGTAGTGCATTATTCTTATTTTATATCTATAAGGTGACGTTTGAATATCGTGATTTCGCTTATGGGTCAACACTCACTGTATTTATGGTGGTTTTTCTTGGCATGATGGCATTTATATTATTCAAAATCTTAGACAAAAAGGCACATTATCAATGA
- a CDS encoding N-6 DNA methylase — protein sequence MSEIKRLFDKLFLLLKREREIKNTALAIEFMSVFIFLRYLQVNVLRENRHIEIYTSNKKDFILDCHNVVRNSRFDCHLLRNNPSVEELLLNSLDSFILKVDNNQVFYLLSEFLNNINNDFDLKLLGGVYSGLIEKMVLESSQSGEFYTPKVISEVVVSYLKPNCSDDIYDPACGTSGFLVEANKYIKVNDVYNSCSYTLNGNDISFFAFIVSSVNLIINSGIKSNIRLTDSLKISESKYNSNSNEFYNIVLTNPPFGKNNKDCFNGFEPEQFVDYKFLRHVMHSLRVDGRAAVILPERFIYDTSAQSKHLKSELFNQFNVECILSLPSGVMLPYTGVKLFIIFFSRTRSNGNVWLYKLNKTEKLTKNKKLQISDFDDFFKKEKVKEESENSWLISIDEIGSDYNVLERATANTNFNDFDSFFESLSGIDSIGSEISDKINSISNKIRSIQFSISNANKTYKYTKVKVGELVTSLKTVPLAAGKLIDEGRYEVYGGNGVIGYYDDFIHSGEFIIVGRVGGLCGNVHYVEGDIWVTNNSIVLKCIDLDRVYPPYLARLLSNKDLRGLASGTAQPHLTVTKVKNIDVKLPPLKVQVELEEWLSQLDKELTLQNELVKQLSSRGESLINGLNSHLLQI from the coding sequence ATGAGTGAAATAAAACGTTTGTTTGATAAGTTGTTCTTACTCCTAAAAAGAGAAAGAGAAATAAAAAATACAGCTCTAGCAATTGAGTTTATGTCGGTTTTTATTTTTTTGCGTTATCTTCAGGTAAATGTATTGCGAGAAAATAGACATATAGAAATTTATACTAGCAATAAAAAAGATTTTATATTAGATTGCCACAATGTAGTTCGTAATAGTAGATTTGATTGCCATTTGTTAAGAAACAATCCTAGTGTTGAGGAGTTACTCCTTAACTCTTTAGATAGCTTTATACTAAAGGTAGATAATAATCAGGTTTTTTATTTACTTTCAGAATTCTTAAATAATATTAATAATGATTTTGATCTTAAATTATTAGGGGGCGTATATAGCGGATTGATTGAGAAGATGGTGTTAGAGTCCTCTCAATCTGGAGAGTTTTATACACCTAAAGTTATTTCTGAAGTAGTTGTCTCTTACCTGAAACCAAATTGTAGTGATGATATTTATGATCCTGCTTGTGGTACGTCAGGCTTCTTAGTTGAAGCTAATAAATATATTAAGGTAAATGATGTATACAATTCTTGTTCATATACTCTTAATGGTAATGATATATCATTTTTTGCTTTTATTGTTTCGAGCGTTAACCTGATAATAAACAGTGGTATAAAATCTAATATTAGACTTACTGACTCATTAAAAATATCAGAAAGTAAATATAACAGTAATTCTAATGAATTCTATAATATTGTATTGACTAATCCACCGTTTGGTAAAAACAATAAAGATTGCTTTAATGGATTTGAACCAGAACAGTTTGTTGATTATAAATTTTTAAGGCATGTAATGCATTCACTTAGAGTTGATGGTAGGGCTGCAGTCATACTACCTGAAAGATTTATTTACGACACTAGTGCTCAGTCAAAACATCTAAAGTCAGAATTGTTCAATCAATTCAATGTAGAGTGCATTTTATCATTGCCATCGGGGGTAATGCTTCCATACACTGGTGTTAAATTATTTATAATTTTCTTCTCTCGCACTAGATCTAACGGGAATGTTTGGCTCTATAAATTAAATAAAACAGAAAAATTAACTAAGAATAAAAAGTTACAAATAAGTGATTTTGATGATTTTTTTAAAAAAGAGAAAGTAAAAGAAGAATCAGAAAACTCATGGTTAATATCGATTGATGAAATAGGCTCTGACTACAATGTACTAGAAAGAGCGACAGCGAATACGAATTTTAATGATTTTGATTCTTTTTTTGAATCTTTATCTGGTATTGATAGTATTGGTAGCGAAATTTCAGATAAAATAAATTCCATTAGCAATAAGATTAGAAGTATTCAATTTAGTATCTCTAATGCTAACAAAACTTATAAGTACACCAAGGTTAAGGTCGGGGAGTTAGTTACATCACTTAAAACTGTGCCGCTAGCTGCAGGTAAACTCATAGATGAAGGTCGCTATGAAGTTTATGGCGGAAATGGCGTGATCGGCTATTATGACGATTTCATCCATTCGGGTGAGTTTATCATTGTAGGGCGTGTAGGGGGGTTGTGTGGGAATGTACATTATGTTGAAGGAGATATTTGGGTTACCAATAATTCGATAGTACTTAAATGCATCGACCTAGATCGAGTTTATCCTCCTTATTTAGCAAGGTTACTTTCGAATAAAGATCTAAGGGGGTTAGCATCAGGGACGGCACAACCTCACCTTACTGTTACTAAAGTTAAGAATATTGATGTAAAACTACCGCCACTTAAAGTGCAGGTAGAGCTTGAAGAATGGCTATCTCAGTTAGACAAAGAACTTACATTACAAAATGAATTAGTGAAGCAACTTAGTAGTAGAGGAGAGTCTTTGATAAATGGGTTGAATTCTCATCTTCTTCAAATTTAA
- a CDS encoding AraC family transcriptional regulator produces MKQIMFDGKVSVASAINLVDECDNFCSAKERERCPCDDLYTLDVEAYISESIIIDIWNRLDKLHPDRDIGLTLGKRVNPRAKGILTSWASQACSVGESLNIFINNISLMNASEYWDLKIEGRLCYLTYAITKTKDYPVMAIERSISELLCWVRSLSRHPFILESATFSFDKPKNIEKYEELFGVSLSFGSSSNSLVFPLELLDLPIESGSVLLKGIMEHKALETIDRLSGQATYEVQVKKILEESFDSGEGVPSAVQVASKMYVSRQTLFRRLQSEGTNYTGIVNLFRKYRVKKLLNSTGLSISEVSYRLGFKDVSSFYKAYRRWFGNTPVRHSINVN; encoded by the coding sequence ATGAAACAAATAATGTTTGACGGTAAGGTGTCAGTTGCATCTGCTATCAACCTTGTAGATGAATGTGATAATTTTTGCTCTGCTAAAGAGCGAGAGAGATGTCCATGTGATGACTTATACACTCTCGATGTCGAAGCATACATATCAGAATCTATTATCATTGATATTTGGAACAGACTCGATAAATTGCATCCTGATCGCGATATTGGTTTAACGTTAGGCAAAAGAGTAAACCCTCGAGCAAAGGGTATTCTAACTAGCTGGGCAAGTCAGGCTTGTAGCGTTGGTGAGTCTTTAAATATTTTTATTAATAATATATCGCTAATGAATGCATCGGAATACTGGGATCTAAAAATAGAAGGTCGACTCTGTTACTTAACGTACGCCATAACCAAAACGAAGGATTATCCGGTCATGGCTATTGAAAGGAGTATAAGCGAACTCTTATGCTGGGTTCGCAGCCTATCGAGACATCCATTTATACTAGAAAGTGCGACGTTTTCTTTCGATAAGCCTAAAAATATAGAGAAATATGAAGAACTTTTTGGTGTTAGTTTGAGTTTTGGAAGCTCAAGTAATAGTCTGGTGTTCCCCTTAGAATTACTGGACTTACCGATTGAGAGCGGTAGTGTTTTGCTAAAGGGGATCATGGAACATAAGGCATTAGAGACAATTGATAGGCTATCTGGGCAAGCGACATATGAAGTTCAAGTGAAGAAAATACTAGAAGAATCGTTTGACTCTGGAGAAGGTGTCCCAAGTGCCGTACAGGTGGCCAGTAAAATGTATGTCAGTAGGCAAACATTATTCCGGAGGTTGCAATCGGAAGGGACTAATTATACCGGTATAGTAAACCTATTTCGCAAGTACCGAGTAAAAAAATTGCTAAACTCCACAGGCTTAAGTATATCAGAAGTAAGCTATCGTCTCGGTTTCAAAGATGTCAGCAGCTTTTACAAAGCCTACAGAAGATGGTTTGGTAATACTCCGGTGCGACACTCTATTAACGTGAACTGA
- a CDS encoding metallophosphoesterase family protein: MRFVHISDLHFCLNISDFPILRKNLIVALKMLVEDIKSIEEHLDFVAITGDLTQIGDLSSYKQLKDLLDVLSIPVYVVPGNHDDPMALGEVFKYNDTQHINGFSDYHIDINGVRLLGINSQILGEDVGKLSELQLAWIKGKLESRKFSRHIILMHHPPFVTGFSGYDETIQLSGRIAFGDVIEKTSSKIIILSGHIHKPFQAVWRGANCYIAGAPCFQLGNAVPFGTGQQEIMNEPYAYYIHSIDDDDSHVVSTRYVNFDYRNYG, from the coding sequence ATGCGATTTGTTCATATTTCAGACTTACATTTCTGCTTAAATATCAGCGATTTTCCCATTTTGAGAAAAAACTTGATTGTTGCGTTAAAAATGCTTGTGGAAGACATTAAAAGTATTGAGGAACATTTAGATTTTGTTGCCATCACAGGTGATTTGACTCAAATTGGAGATTTGAGTTCTTATAAGCAATTAAAAGACTTATTAGATGTACTAAGTATCCCAGTATATGTAGTGCCTGGAAATCATGATGACCCCATGGCGTTGGGAGAAGTTTTTAAATACAACGATACACAACATATTAATGGCTTTTCAGATTATCACATAGACATTAATGGCGTTCGATTATTAGGAATAAACTCTCAAATTTTAGGGGAGGATGTCGGTAAATTATCGGAATTACAGCTTGCATGGATAAAAGGAAAACTAGAAAGTAGAAAGTTTTCTCGACATATAATACTTATGCACCATCCCCCGTTTGTAACTGGCTTTTCTGGTTATGACGAAACAATACAGTTATCTGGGCGCATTGCTTTTGGTGATGTTATAGAGAAGACATCTTCGAAAATAATTATATTATCGGGTCATATCCATAAGCCATTTCAGGCAGTGTGGCGAGGAGCTAATTGTTATATAGCGGGTGCTCCATGCTTTCAATTAGGTAATGCTGTGCCGTTTGGTACAGGCCAACAAGAGATAATGAATGAACCTTACGCCTATTATATTCATTCAATAGATGACGATGATAGCCATGTGGTTAGCACGCGTTATGTAAATTTTGATTATCGAAATTACGGATAG